From a region of the Cloacibacillus sp. genome:
- a CDS encoding 50S ribosomal protein L25, with amino-acid sequence MASKHQTVKLDFTKRETTGTGVCRKIRSKNLVPVVLYGPDYKQGLAGTVSTKAVSIVANSAHRETTLIELSLNDGTAAQALIREVQRHPLTQQIRHIDLYQVVKGHKIKVEIPIRILNAELAKGVKDGGLLTQSMRFVLVEVQPSDIPEELTFDASGLEMGAEVFLKDIAMPEGVEALEDAEKLILHISEPKTSDDETSEEDAEGSKEVEVVAKGKAAKEEA; translated from the coding sequence ATGGCATCTAAGCATCAGACAGTAAAACTTGATTTCACAAAGAGAGAGACGACCGGAACCGGCGTATGCCGCAAGATCCGTTCAAAGAACCTCGTCCCCGTGGTCCTTTACGGCCCCGACTACAAGCAGGGTCTGGCCGGCACAGTCTCCACAAAGGCCGTATCCATCGTGGCCAACAGCGCCCACAGAGAAACGACGCTCATCGAGCTTTCCCTGAACGACGGCACAGCGGCCCAGGCCCTTATCCGTGAAGTCCAGCGCCACCCGCTCACGCAGCAGATCCGCCACATAGACCTCTATCAGGTCGTCAAAGGCCACAAGATCAAGGTCGAGATCCCCATCCGCATCCTCAACGCGGAGCTTGCGAAGGGCGTCAAAGACGGCGGCCTTCTGACGCAGAGCATGCGCTTCGTCCTCGTTGAAGTGCAGCCCAGCGACATCCCCGAAGAGCTTACCTTCGACGCGAGCGGCCTTGAAATGGGCGCTGAAGTCTTCCTTAAAGACATCGCTATGCCGGAAGGCGTAGAGGCGCTGGAAGATGCTGAAAAGCTCATCCTCCACATCTCAGAACCCAAGACTTCAGATGACGAAACGTCAGAGGAAGACGCTGAAGGTTCAAAAGAGGTAGAAGTCGTTGCCAAGGGCAAGGCGGCAAAAGAAGAAGCATAA
- the pth gene encoding aminoacyl-tRNA hydrolase yields the protein MKLIAGLGNPGYEYVWTRHNAGWTIVDSFVRRLGLGCPQIKFRGSYWGPVSLCGQRVGFLEPQTYMNLSGLSVGEAARYQNLEPEDILVVSDDVALPFGRLRMRKSGSAGGQNGLKSIIGALGTLDVPRLRIGVGSPQGKMDLAQWVLGKIPQHEQKEWPKIEDAAWEALELWLTEGIDKAMTKANGFRLDVGE from the coding sequence ATGAAACTAATCGCAGGACTGGGCAATCCGGGATATGAATATGTATGGACGCGGCATAACGCTGGCTGGACGATAGTGGACTCCTTCGTAAGACGCCTTGGCCTCGGCTGCCCGCAGATAAAATTCAGAGGCTCCTACTGGGGCCCCGTCTCTCTCTGCGGACAGCGCGTGGGCTTTCTGGAGCCGCAGACCTACATGAACCTGAGCGGACTCTCCGTAGGCGAGGCCGCGCGCTATCAAAACCTTGAACCGGAGGATATACTGGTCGTCTCCGACGACGTGGCGCTTCCGTTCGGCAGGCTGCGTATGCGCAAGAGCGGCTCCGCCGGCGGCCAGAACGGACTTAAATCCATCATAGGCGCGCTTGGCACGCTGGACGTGCCGCGCCTTCGCATAGGCGTAGGTTCTCCGCAGGGGAAGATGGACCTTGCGCAGTGGGTGCTTGGAAAAATTCCGCAGCATGAGCAGAAAGAGTGGCCGAAGATAGAGGATGCCGCGTGGGAGGCGCTTGAGCTTTGGCTCACGGAGGGCATCGACAAGGCGATGACGAAAGCGAACGGCTTCAGGCTCGATGTCGGAGAATAA
- a CDS encoding ribose-phosphate pyrophosphokinase gives MSAGLREVKIFSGSADPQFAENICMNLGVPLSASKLFRFSDGEIGVSIEESVRGADVYVVQPTCEPANEHLIELLIIVDALKRASAYHVNLVMPYFGYARQDRKTRSREPITAKLIANLLEKAGADRVISADLHAGQIQGFFDIPVDHLTGIPLLASYFRRVLAKEIEHDLVSVVSPDIGGVVRARKFAEQLGNADLAIVDKRRSHEVANQCEVMEIIGNIDGRTCILVDDIIDTAGTMVKAAEALKERGAKDVYACATHGVLSGPAIDRLKESVIKEMVLTDTIPLSEEKKLDKIKVLPIAPLFAEALRRIHSEHSVSILFR, from the coding sequence ATGTCCGCAGGATTAAGAGAGGTAAAGATTTTTTCAGGCAGCGCCGACCCGCAGTTTGCGGAAAACATCTGCATGAATCTTGGTGTGCCTCTTTCCGCATCAAAATTATTCCGGTTCTCTGACGGTGAGATCGGCGTGTCGATCGAGGAAAGCGTGCGCGGAGCAGACGTCTACGTCGTGCAGCCGACATGCGAGCCGGCCAACGAGCATCTTATCGAGCTTTTGATAATAGTAGACGCTCTAAAAAGAGCCTCGGCCTATCACGTCAACCTCGTCATGCCCTATTTCGGCTATGCCCGTCAGGACAGAAAGACGCGTTCAAGGGAACCCATCACCGCGAAGCTTATCGCAAACCTCCTCGAGAAGGCCGGAGCGGACAGAGTCATCTCCGCAGACCTCCACGCGGGACAGATACAGGGATTCTTTGACATCCCCGTGGACCACCTCACAGGCATCCCGCTTCTTGCCTCTTATTTCCGCCGCGTGCTCGCGAAGGAAATAGAGCATGACCTGGTCTCAGTAGTATCTCCTGACATCGGCGGCGTCGTCCGCGCGAGAAAGTTCGCGGAGCAGCTAGGCAACGCAGACCTTGCCATCGTCGACAAGCGCCGTTCGCACGAGGTTGCCAACCAGTGTGAAGTAATGGAAATAATCGGCAACATAGACGGCAGAACATGTATCCTCGTTGATGATATAATAGATACCGCTGGCACTATGGTGAAGGCGGCCGAGGCTCTCAAAGAGAGGGGAGCAAAGGACGTTTACGCCTGCGCTACGCACGGCGTGCTCTCCGGCCCCGCCATCGACAGGCTCAAAGAGTCCGTGATAAAAGAGATGGTGCTGACGGACACCATACCGCTCAGCGAAGAAAAGAAGCTGGACAAGATAAAAGTCCTGCCCATCGCTCCGCTCTTCGCGGAGGCGCTAAGAAGAATACATTCGGAGCATTCCGTAAGTATCCTGTTCCGTTAA
- a CDS encoding HDIG domain-containing protein, giving the protein MTDGDQKSSLIISKINELTGEFAFRPENRPYIIFRAILVVVAVLLVSINWYMFDRRENYQVGLPSTRTYFALTSQRYEDRAATLELRQRAASRIIDVMVQDEKIAAEVTRRLEQLQNGEYPRLFSGPLLNIFDKQSAASKKAIIAAALSIGAKVRDESTDRDQQTTLIWKYLRQTPLTQAERNVAFQMLDVLMNPSLASDGEMVQKLKDDVAAQIPAVVKEIRPGAVLVQKGQPVTPSIAKLLVSQGYPDAAFPWKHLFFIIGAIVIWSFWPVWIAGGLREKLPMREWIYIAVVLSVVWTLEVAFARVGGGYSMAVLGLTGWLCLTLPVSLSFHIIFGGGVISVLLAFGTNPGMVCLGCLLAAFSAGMGRILFIDPPNHRITIWRNLFVLGLGLGAVSVCVHWGLGLYFTYNLVLSAVLYSAVWGAIVVALLPLWENIFDVLSPLRLLELSHPSQPLIKRLQMEAPGTYNHVLMVATLAEAAADKLHMNGLLVRAGAYYHDIGKLKNPQYFVENQRPGVNIHDHLPPALSGQVLISHVKDGLEIAAQTNLPKALRRFISEHHGTTIQRYFYEKAKALGENVTEEQFKYPGPRPQSRESALVMLADSVEAAIKARNKPFESDRELYDFINQVIRSKLESGQLNEVDFTMREMAKITEAFMDVFRSTYHSREVKDIKEIEKEARLKKAAEEENGSYLPVFDAEAAEAAADIKKEGTAS; this is encoded by the coding sequence ATGACAGACGGAGACCAGAAAAGCAGTCTGATAATAAGTAAAATAAATGAACTCACTGGCGAGTTCGCTTTCAGGCCGGAAAACAGACCCTACATAATTTTCCGGGCCATCCTTGTCGTGGTCGCGGTGCTGCTTGTCAGCATCAACTGGTACATGTTCGACAGGAGGGAAAACTACCAGGTAGGGCTTCCCTCCACGCGGACCTATTTCGCGCTCACCTCCCAGCGGTACGAGGACCGCGCGGCGACGCTCGAGCTTCGCCAGCGCGCCGCCTCGCGCATAATAGACGTAATGGTGCAGGACGAAAAAATAGCGGCCGAGGTGACCCGCCGCCTTGAACAGCTCCAAAACGGAGAATATCCGAGGCTGTTCAGCGGTCCGCTTCTCAATATATTCGACAAGCAGAGCGCGGCCTCCAAAAAGGCGATAATAGCGGCGGCCCTTTCGATAGGCGCGAAGGTGCGCGACGAATCCACCGACAGGGATCAGCAGACGACGCTTATCTGGAAATATCTGCGTCAGACGCCGCTCACTCAGGCCGAACGGAACGTCGCCTTCCAGATGCTCGACGTGCTCATGAACCCGTCGCTTGCCTCCGACGGCGAAATGGTGCAGAAATTAAAGGACGACGTAGCCGCGCAGATACCGGCGGTCGTCAAAGAGATACGTCCCGGCGCGGTGCTGGTGCAGAAGGGGCAGCCCGTCACACCGTCGATAGCGAAGCTGCTCGTCTCGCAGGGCTACCCGGATGCCGCCTTCCCGTGGAAACACCTTTTCTTCATCATAGGCGCCATTGTTATATGGAGCTTTTGGCCGGTCTGGATAGCGGGCGGCCTCCGCGAAAAACTTCCGATGCGCGAATGGATATACATCGCGGTCGTGCTCTCCGTCGTATGGACGCTTGAAGTAGCCTTCGCGCGCGTAGGCGGCGGCTACTCCATGGCTGTGCTGGGCCTCACCGGATGGCTCTGCCTCACGCTCCCCGTATCGCTTTCATTTCATATCATCTTTGGCGGCGGCGTCATCAGCGTGCTGCTCGCCTTCGGCACAAACCCCGGCATGGTCTGCCTGGGCTGTCTGCTTGCGGCCTTCTCTGCCGGCATGGGGCGCATACTCTTCATCGACCCGCCGAACCACCGCATCACGATATGGCGCAACCTTTTCGTTCTGGGCCTCGGCCTTGGCGCAGTCTCCGTATGCGTCCACTGGGGGCTGGGGCTCTACTTCACATACAACCTCGTGCTGAGCGCCGTGCTCTACAGCGCCGTATGGGGCGCCATCGTCGTTGCGCTGCTGCCGCTCTGGGAAAATATTTTCGACGTCCTCTCGCCGCTGCGCCTGCTTGAACTTAGCCATCCCTCGCAGCCTCTGATAAAGAGGCTCCAGATGGAGGCGCCCGGCACCTATAACCACGTACTGATGGTGGCCACGCTCGCCGAGGCCGCGGCGGACAAACTGCACATGAACGGCCTGCTCGTGCGCGCCGGCGCCTATTACCACGACATCGGCAAACTGAAGAACCCGCAGTATTTCGTCGAAAACCAGCGCCCCGGCGTCAATATCCACGACCATCTGCCGCCCGCGCTTTCTGGACAGGTGCTCATATCGCACGTGAAGGACGGGCTTGAGATAGCGGCGCAGACTAACCTTCCAAAGGCGCTGAGGCGCTTTATAAGCGAACATCACGGCACTACGATACAGCGTTATTTCTATGAGAAGGCAAAGGCGCTCGGCGAAAACGTGACGGAGGAGCAGTTCAAATATCCGGGGCCGCGCCCTCAGTCGCGCGAATCGGCGCTCGTCATGCTCGCGGACTCCGTTGAGGCCGCGATAAAGGCGCGCAACAAGCCCTTTGAAAGCGACAGGGAGCTCTATGACTTTATCAATCAGGTCATACGAAGCAAACTGGAGAGCGGCCAGCTCAACGAAGTAGACTTTACGATGCGCGAGATGGCGAAGATAACGGAGGCCTTTATGGACGTCTTCCGCTCCACCTACCATTCACGCGAGGTGAAGGACATAAAAGAAATAGAAAAAGAGGCCCGGCTCAAAAAGGCGGCGGAAGAAGAAAACGGCAGCTACCTGCCAGTCTTCGACGCCGAAGCCGCTGAGGCCGCGGCGGATATCAAAAAGGAGGGAACAGCGTCATGA
- a CDS encoding PhoH family protein, whose translation MKETNQEAETLLSLTDESVVRLLAEHEEILRLVEQSFPVKIFARGSSLSIKGDDEELVKKLENLLVQYAELSLSGHKFNSAEIRYGLNSIQKGETVNLRSLYNDIVCVSNRGKAIRPYTPGQKGYIAAIRDNDITFGIGPAGTGKTYLAVAQAVAYLKSAKVNRIILVRPVVEAGERLGYLPGDLNDKIAPYLRPLYDAFYELLPAEKFDRYFDKGVIELAPLAYMRGRTLNDSFIILDEAQNTTPEQMKMFLTRLGFGSKAVITGDITQVDLPGSKESGLKVVQNILKDIPGVSFIRLNDGDVVRHEIVQRIVRAYEDYDRRRPEKQSDNK comes from the coding sequence ATGAAGGAAACAAATCAGGAGGCAGAGACGCTCCTCTCGCTTACAGACGAGTCCGTCGTCCGCCTTCTCGCGGAGCACGAAGAGATACTCCGCCTTGTCGAACAGAGCTTCCCCGTAAAGATTTTTGCGCGGGGCAGCTCTCTCTCGATAAAGGGCGACGACGAAGAGCTTGTAAAAAAGCTTGAGAACCTGCTTGTGCAGTACGCGGAGCTTTCGCTCTCCGGGCACAAGTTCAACAGCGCTGAGATACGTTACGGCCTAAACAGCATCCAGAAGGGCGAGACCGTCAACCTTCGCTCTCTATATAACGATATTGTATGCGTCAGCAACCGAGGCAAGGCTATCCGCCCGTACACTCCGGGCCAAAAGGGATACATCGCGGCGATACGCGACAACGACATCACCTTCGGCATAGGCCCCGCTGGCACAGGCAAGACCTATCTTGCGGTGGCGCAGGCGGTGGCCTATCTGAAATCAGCCAAGGTAAACAGGATAATCCTGGTCCGCCCCGTAGTTGAGGCGGGCGAAAGGCTGGGCTATCTGCCCGGCGACCTGAACGATAAAATAGCGCCGTATCTGCGTCCGCTTTATGACGCCTTTTACGAGCTGCTCCCTGCGGAGAAGTTCGACCGCTATTTCGATAAGGGAGTGATAGAGCTTGCGCCGCTTGCATACATGAGGGGACGCACGCTCAACGACAGCTTTATAATCCTGGATGAGGCTCAGAACACGACGCCGGAGCAGATGAAGATGTTCCTGACGCGCCTGGGCTTCGGTTCAAAAGCGGTCATCACCGGAGACATCACGCAGGTGGACCTTCCCGGTTCAAAGGAATCCGGGCTTAAAGTGGTGCAGAACATTTTAAAAGATATCCCCGGAGTGTCGTTTATAAGGCTCAACGACGGAGACGTCGTGCGCCATGAGATAGTCCAGAGGATCGTGAGGGCTTACGAAGACTATGACAGACGGAGACCAGAAAAGCAGTCTGATAATAAGTAA
- the mazG gene encoding nucleoside triphosphate pyrophosphohydrolase: protein MNGKDAASEATREKFAKLVGVMKRLREPDGCPWDREQDYLSLRRYIIEEAYELVQAIENENIPNMCEECGDLMLQVVFISCMAEERGDFTVCDVMDTLTNKLIRRHPHVFGEVSVKNTEEVLKNWEQIKSAERKERDEDSSLMAGVPRGMPALLRAYRIQERAAKPGFDWPKGDASPVMAKVEEELCELKEAMAAGDKDKTAEELGDLIFAAVNLSRHLGIEPEINLHKACEKFAGRFRKVEKSVERSGRPWKDFTLDELDGFWNEAKKQ, encoded by the coding sequence ATGAATGGAAAAGATGCGGCGTCCGAAGCGACGCGCGAAAAATTTGCGAAACTTGTCGGCGTGATGAAGCGCCTGCGCGAGCCGGACGGCTGTCCGTGGGATCGTGAGCAGGACTATCTGTCTCTTCGCCGCTATATCATAGAAGAAGCCTACGAGCTTGTACAGGCCATAGAAAACGAAAACATCCCAAACATGTGCGAAGAGTGCGGAGACCTCATGCTGCAGGTGGTATTCATCTCCTGCATGGCGGAGGAGCGCGGAGACTTCACGGTCTGCGACGTAATGGACACTCTTACGAACAAACTGATCAGGCGCCATCCGCATGTCTTTGGCGAGGTCAGCGTAAAAAATACCGAAGAGGTGCTCAAAAACTGGGAGCAGATAAAGTCCGCGGAACGCAAAGAACGCGACGAGGATTCTTCTCTTATGGCGGGGGTCCCGCGCGGGATGCCCGCGCTTCTGCGTGCCTACCGTATACAGGAGCGCGCGGCGAAGCCCGGCTTTGACTGGCCGAAGGGCGACGCGTCGCCTGTTATGGCGAAGGTCGAAGAGGAACTTTGCGAGCTGAAAGAGGCGATGGCCGCAGGCGACAAAGATAAAACGGCCGAAGAGCTTGGAGATCTTATCTTTGCCGCGGTGAACCTTTCTCGCCATCTTGGGATAGAGCCCGAGATAAATCTTCACAAGGCCTGCGAAAAATTCGCGGGACGCTTTCGCAAGGTAGAAAAATCTGTTGAAAGGTCAGGCCGCCCGTGGAAGGACTTCACGCTGGACGAGCTGGACGGCTTCTGGAACGAAGCTAAAAAACAATAA
- a CDS encoding NifU family protein, with the protein MTTMTTEEKIKEVLANHVSPALQSHGGDCSFVKYDEPTGTLYVAMEGACGSCPFALETLRMTVEQAVKAEVPEVKEVERV; encoded by the coding sequence ATGACAACAATGACCACAGAAGAAAAAATCAAAGAGGTACTTGCCAACCACGTATCACCCGCTCTCCAGTCACACGGCGGCGACTGCTCCTTCGTCAAATATGACGAACCGACCGGCACGCTCTACGTTGCTATGGAGGGCGCCTGCGGCAGCTGCCCCTTCGCGCTCGAGACGCTTCGCATGACAGTCGAACAGGCGGTCAAAGCCGAAGTGCCCGAGGTCAAAGAGGTCGAAAGGGTATAG
- a CDS encoding DEAD/DEAH box helicase, with protein sequence MSENKMQCSELALLDADLWKRNRSVHLGAKGAMRPWVCRNIDSPLLALLPDARQARDFAADALELGLFPSALVLPELLMSEDDSKSEAQKVVRGDVLDRFKYKGGVLAATPASLMAPFSSGGDFMELECGKEVGRGRLIDWLAKKGYEKSDLVWTPGQFAARGSIVDIFSPSDMHPVRVEFFDDEIESVRFFVSETQKSLRSVGRTSVQSLISRSESVIENYFPQDMRVIFFDPHGLDMTAENTVWLWKNLEPGKAGAAPWEDWEKLCGAFTAYRRLRVMQDVKNCAARMPVMQFPNFRGKLKEVELYCLSLKKEGYDIRVVSESGRNREWARVNGFETQEGLLSEGFIDQSSKTAVMTDLELSGITLARRGVENRAPDDWGAGLIPGQWVVHDDYGVAVYQGAERVKTADGEQEYLALRFAEERRLLIPVLQFHKISPWSPLPGQEAAPDSLKGSHWRRASEKAKQMAEAAAADLVKIYAERELSRGFAFPDNREMMREIEDSFIYKETVDQIMAIDDVERDMERPVPMDRLIVGDVGFGKTEVALRAAAKAVFAGRQAAIMAPTTLLAQQHFETFTARFANTPIRIEVLSRFVAPSHQKKIVLDLAEGKVDILIGTHRILTGDVRFKELGLIVIDEEHRFGVMHKEHLKKMMPGVDVLMLSATPIPRSLSLSISGLRDMSILETPPQRRLPVITVVRPFSEELLKSAVLREKNRGGQIFFVHNRIGDIQERAVMLKRLFPKLNIAVAHSRTSEAALEKTMTDFAGGRIDILLCTTIVESGLDIPSANTLIVDDAHELGLAQMYQLRGRVGRREDQAYAFLFYPPDARISVESSERLEAIAELDELGAGYRLAQRDLQIRGSGDLIGISQHGNSSKIGYQKYCDLLAEEIAKIKGQYRPQMQMEIGFPVSIPSAYLPQENLRVTLYRRLLKTDNVEEVLELRAETEDRFGKIPNELDFLFNAAVIKGAAYELGVTKMICSQYEIVLCASPDGAWERLELPPKWRRRVDGLIGPGGFTGIKELAQLIQEQMAAI encoded by the coding sequence ATGTCGGAGAATAAAATGCAGTGCAGCGAGCTTGCCCTTCTTGACGCAGACCTCTGGAAACGCAACAGGTCGGTCCACCTTGGCGCAAAGGGCGCGATGCGCCCGTGGGTCTGCCGCAACATAGATTCGCCGCTCCTTGCGCTGCTTCCCGATGCGCGTCAGGCGCGCGACTTTGCGGCGGACGCGCTTGAGCTTGGACTTTTCCCCTCCGCGCTTGTGCTGCCCGAACTGCTTATGTCGGAGGACGATTCAAAGAGCGAGGCTCAGAAGGTGGTACGCGGCGACGTCCTTGACCGGTTCAAATACAAGGGCGGAGTGCTCGCGGCGACCCCAGCCTCTCTGATGGCCCCGTTCTCATCCGGCGGGGATTTCATGGAGCTTGAATGCGGGAAAGAGGTCGGGCGCGGGCGGCTCATCGACTGGCTCGCAAAGAAAGGCTATGAAAAGAGCGACCTCGTCTGGACGCCGGGACAATTCGCTGCGCGCGGCAGCATCGTCGATATATTCAGTCCCTCGGACATGCACCCCGTCCGCGTGGAATTTTTTGACGACGAAATAGAAAGCGTAAGATTTTTCGTCTCCGAGACGCAGAAGAGTCTGCGCAGCGTAGGCCGTACCTCCGTCCAAAGCCTCATAAGCAGATCTGAGAGCGTCATAGAAAATTATTTCCCGCAGGATATGCGCGTCATATTTTTTGACCCGCACGGCCTTGACATGACCGCGGAAAACACCGTATGGCTCTGGAAAAATCTTGAGCCGGGCAAAGCCGGCGCCGCGCCGTGGGAGGACTGGGAAAAACTCTGCGGCGCGTTTACCGCCTACAGGCGCCTGCGCGTCATGCAGGACGTAAAAAACTGCGCTGCGCGTATGCCGGTCATGCAGTTCCCGAACTTCCGGGGCAAACTCAAAGAGGTCGAGCTTTACTGCCTCTCCCTTAAAAAAGAGGGCTACGATATCCGCGTCGTCTCCGAATCCGGGCGCAACCGCGAATGGGCGCGCGTCAACGGGTTTGAAACGCAGGAGGGGCTTTTGAGCGAAGGCTTCATAGACCAGTCTTCAAAGACGGCCGTAATGACAGACCTTGAACTGTCTGGCATAACGCTCGCTCGCCGAGGCGTTGAAAACAGAGCGCCCGACGACTGGGGCGCGGGGCTTATCCCCGGCCAGTGGGTCGTCCACGACGACTACGGCGTCGCCGTCTATCAGGGCGCGGAGCGCGTAAAGACGGCGGACGGTGAGCAGGAGTATTTAGCGCTGCGCTTTGCAGAGGAACGCAGGCTGCTCATCCCCGTACTGCAATTTCATAAAATTTCCCCCTGGTCTCCGCTTCCGGGGCAGGAGGCCGCGCCGGACAGCCTGAAAGGCTCGCACTGGCGGCGCGCCTCCGAGAAGGCAAAGCAGATGGCTGAGGCGGCCGCGGCCGACCTCGTCAAAATATACGCGGAGCGCGAGCTGAGCCGCGGCTTCGCCTTCCCCGATAACCGTGAGATGATGCGCGAGATAGAGGACAGCTTTATCTACAAAGAGACCGTCGACCAGATAATGGCGATAGACGACGTGGAGCGCGACATGGAGCGCCCCGTGCCGATGGACAGGCTCATTGTGGGAGACGTCGGCTTCGGAAAGACCGAAGTCGCGCTGCGAGCCGCGGCGAAGGCGGTCTTTGCGGGACGTCAGGCCGCGATCATGGCCCCGACCACGCTGCTTGCGCAGCAGCATTTTGAGACATTCACGGCGCGTTTTGCAAACACGCCTATCCGCATAGAGGTTCTATCGCGCTTCGTAGCGCCCTCGCACCAGAAAAAAATCGTGCTGGACCTCGCTGAAGGCAAGGTCGACATCCTCATTGGAACGCACAGGATACTTACCGGCGACGTTAGATTCAAAGAACTTGGACTGATAGTCATAGACGAGGAGCACCGTTTCGGCGTCATGCACAAGGAGCATCTTAAAAAAATGATGCCCGGCGTCGACGTGCTGATGCTGTCGGCGACGCCGATACCGCGCTCGCTCTCTCTTTCTATCAGCGGCCTGCGCGACATGTCGATACTTGAGACGCCTCCGCAGCGGCGTCTGCCGGTGATAACCGTGGTGCGCCCCTTCTCCGAGGAGCTGTTGAAGAGCGCCGTGCTGCGCGAGAAGAACCGCGGCGGCCAAATATTCTTTGTCCATAACCGCATCGGCGATATACAGGAGAGGGCCGTCATGTTAAAGCGTCTTTTCCCGAAACTCAACATAGCGGTGGCGCACAGCCGGACTTCAGAGGCGGCTCTTGAAAAGACGATGACCGATTTCGCGGGCGGACGCATTGACATACTCCTTTGCACCACCATCGTAGAAAGCGGACTGGACATCCCCTCCGCGAACACGCTTATCGTAGACGACGCGCACGAGCTCGGCCTCGCGCAGATGTACCAGCTGCGCGGCCGTGTAGGACGGCGCGAGGACCAGGCATACGCCTTTCTCTTTTATCCGCCGGATGCTCGCATCTCAGTTGAGTCGAGCGAGCGGCTAGAGGCGATAGCTGAGCTGGACGAGCTTGGCGCGGGCTACAGGCTTGCGCAGCGCGACCTTCAGATACGCGGCTCGGGCGACCTGATCGGCATCTCGCAGCACGGCAATTCAAGCAAGATAGGCTACCAGAAATACTGCGACCTGCTCGCCGAAGAGATAGCGAAGATAAAGGGGCAGTACAGGCCGCAAATGCAGATGGAGATAGGCTTTCCCGTCTCCATTCCCTCCGCGTACCTGCCGCAGGAAAATCTGCGCGTCACGCTCTACCGCAGGCTGCTAAAAACCGACAACGTGGAAGAGGTGCTCGAACTGCGCGCCGAGACGGAAGACCGTTTCGGCAAGATACCGAACGAACTGGACTTCCTCTTCAACGCCGCCGTCATAAAGGGCGCGGCCTACGAGCTTGGCGTGACGAAGATGATATGCAGCCAATACGAGATAGTGCTTTGCGCCTCTCCAGACGGCGCGTGGGAGCGCCTGGAACTGCCGCCGAAATGGCGCCGCCGCGTCGACGGATTGATCGGCCCAGGCGGATTTACGGGAATCAAAGAACTTGCGCAATTAATTCAGGAACAAATGGCGGCAATCTGA